GTGTCGTACCCGGCACCGTTGCTCTCCAGGAAATACGAGATGTCGCCACCGACCGTCAGCGCGGGCCCGTTGCCACAGATCAGGACCGCACGCACCGAGCGATCCGACTGGATGCGGCGCGCGACCTCAAGGGTTTCCTGCCCCATCCGCAAATTGATGGCGTTGCGCTGATCGGGTCGATTCAGGCACACGGTGGCCAGCCCGTTCTCGACGCGGTAGTCGATGGTCTGCAGCGCGCCGTTGCCCTCGAGCGCGGCACGCCAGGCGGCCGTATCGGTGAGTTGACGCAGCTCGGTGATCCGGCCGTCGTTGTCGAACGAGAGCACGTGGACGAAGGCCGCGTCCAGCTCGGCCCCGGAACGACGACCGCTGCCCCGGTAGGTGCCGATGACCGTCAGCCCACCGTCCTTGTTGAGCCGGTGATCCTCGGCAACGGCCCGAGCCCGGAAGTGCGCACCGATGCGCCACCAGACCTGTGCACGCATGGCCTCGGCACCGTGATGGGTGCCGCCCATCTCCAGCGGCATCCCTTCGGTGACGTGCCCGACGAACTCCGGCGACAGCAGCCGGTCGATGCTCTCGGCGTCGCCCCGGGCGAGCGCATCGTAGAGCGCCTCGGCAGCGGCGATACGGGAATCCTGTGCGGTATCAACCGACATAGCGCACGATCGATTCGATCACCGCAGCCGGCTTGGCCGCTCCGTCCACCTCGACGGTGGTGACCAGGGTGGCCTGCACCGCGCCGTCGAGCTTGTCTACGCCCGTTATCACCGAAGAAGCCCGCACCTTGGCGCCGACCGGCACCGGCGTGATGAACCGCACCTTGTTGAAGCCGTAGTTGATGGCCATCGCGATGTTGTCGACCCGGTAGAGCTCGTGCATGAACTTGGGCAGCAGCGACAGGGTCAGCAACCCGTGCGCGATGGTGCCGCCGAACGGACCGGAGGCCGCCCGCTCCGGGTCGACGTGGATCCACTGGTGATCATCGGTGGCCTGGGCGAAGTTGTTCACCCGATCCTGGTCGACGACCAGCCACTCGGTGGGACCCAGTTCGGTGCCCGCCGCGTTTTCGAACTCTTCGAGATTGCCAAAAGTCTTCATCGTGAACGCATTCCTTCCCTAAACCCGGATTCCCACCGGTTGACCCGCTTTGATCTGATCGAGGTACTCGGCCATCCCGTGGATGGGCGCGGCAGGCGCCTCGCCATCGGTGACCGACCAGCGGATGGCGGCCTCGACGATGCGGGTACTGACCTCGCCGTCGGCGCTGCGATGTCGCAACGGCACGATGGACAGTGCGTCGCCCTCGAAACGCCAGCGCCGCCCACCCGCGGCAATGGTCAGCCGGATGTGTTCCTGAAAGCCGTTGTCGTCGCGCTGCGTGGTGATCTCCACCTCATCGCAGGGGTGCACCTCGGTGCCGTCGAAGACGAAGCCGCCGACTCGTGACGAGCCGTCCGGATCGCCGAAATATGCTGCCATGAAGCCGAATCGGTCTGTACTCCCGTGCAGCCAGCGATAGAACCATGGCGCCTGCCAAGACCGCGGTCCCCAGGAGTGATCCCGCAGGCCGTGCCCGCGGACCGGCCAACGCTGGGTCCCGATCACCACCTCTCCGGTGACCACGGCGAGCTGTTCGTAGTGGTGGGGTGCAAAAGACTGCCCCTGCGCCTCGAACGTCTGCTCGTGGGCCGGCGCCATCGCCTCGAACTGGAGAGTGATTCGGCAGCCGGCCTGCGGGCTGGAGTTCAATGCCGCCGACGGGTCGCTCATCGTTGCCGGATCCGTCACCAGCCGGATGTCACCGTCGAAGCGCACACGCACGTCACGCAGCGGGGTGACCACCTCGACGGCCAGCCCACCGGCATTCATCGCCTCGTTCGAGGTGACCTGCGGGCGCGCGTAACCGAACGCGAGCCGACCGTCGGGCAGGTACAGGCAGATCGTCCGTTCACCACGGCCCTCGTTGGGCCGGTTGGCCAGCCGCAGGAAGCCGGCGATGCCGGATTCGGGGTCGTGGAATTCGAAGTACATCGACTCGTTGAAGTCCGAGTCGGAAGTGACCGCGTGGGTGTAGTCGTCGTCCAGAGTCAGCATGGCTTCGGCCGCGGCAGCCGAGTTGGCGCCGCTCGCCCCCCTTCGCATGGCAGTTGAAACTTTTTCGAATCACGAGCGCGGGCCATAAATAGGCTACGAGCACGTCCGTTCACGACGCTAACATATTTTTCTAGTTTCTGTTAGATTTTTTCTGACGACAGGAGTTCCCAGAGATGAGCAGCACGCCGATGTCCGACACCGCACCATCCGCCGCTGCGGCGCCCCCGGTGATCGGGGTGCCGCTGCACATCACTCCGACCGTCGTATGCATCGCATTACCGCTGCCCCTGCCCGACCTCCAGGTGGTCAACAGCTACGTCGTGCTCGGTGGCGACGGACTCACCCTCGTCGACCCCGGCTGGGCCTACCCTCCGGCCGAGTCCGCGCTCACCGAGGCCCTGCACCAGCTCGGATACGCCGTGACCGATGTCCACCGGATCGTCGTCACCCATCAGCACTGGGACCACTATTCGCTCGGGGTCCGCTGGCGTAACCGGTATGGCATGGAACTGCTCCTCGGCTCCGGTGAGCGGCACAGCCTGCAGGCCTTCGCGCGCCAGCCCGACAGCGTGCATCCCGCCCAGGTCGGCATGCTTACTCGGGCCGGGGCGCCGGACCTGGCCCGCCAGATCGCCGGGCTCACGTGGGAGCCCTACGAGCTCGGCGTGGCCTTCGACGCACCGGATCGCTGGCTGCACGACGGCGAAGTGCTGGCTCGCGGCGACGTCACGCTGGTGGTCCGGGAGACTCCCGGGCACACGCGCGGGCATGTGGTGTTCGAGGATGCCGAACAACACCTGGTGTTCTCCGGCGATCACCTCCTGCCGCGGATCACCCCCTCGATCGCTTTCGAGCGCGACCCCGAACCATTGCCGCTGCGGTCCTACCTCGACTCGCTGACCCTGATGCTGAATCTGCCCGACGCGCGCATGCTGCCCGCCCACGGTCACACCGCCGGCCGGACCTGGGCGCGCGCCCAGGAGCTGATCGACCACCATCGGCAACGTCTGGACCAGGTGTCCGAACTGGTCTGTGCGGGGTACTGCACGGGCCTGGAGGTCGCCGAGCAGATGCGTTGGACCCGGCACGGACGGCGGCTGGCGGAGTTGGACATCGTGCACCGGATGACCGCGGTGCTGGAGGTCGCGGCGCACCTCGACCTGCTGGCCGTCCGGGCCGAGCTGAACATGCGCGATCAGGACGGAGTTCGATGTTTCTCGCTGCCGTGAGCTTCGGCGCCGGTGCGCGCCACGATCTCTTGGACCAGTCGGAACTTCTGGATCTTGCCCGTCGGCGTCGTCGGTAGCTCGTCGGCGGAATAGAACACGACGCGCTTGGGCACCTTGAAGCGCGCCAGCGAGGTCCGGCACAGCTGGAGGACGTCCTGCTCGGTGAGATCGTGACCGGGTGCGGTGACGACGACGGCGCAACCGATCTCACCCCATCGATCGTCGGTGAGACCGATGGCGAAGGCCTGGCTGATTCCGGGATGGGCGGCCAGCACATCCTCGATCTCCCTGGGCATCACCAATTCCCCACCGCTCTTGTACAGCTCCTTGCTGCGACCGGTGACCCGCAGGTAGCCGTCGGGGCGGATATGGCCGAGATCGCCGGAATGCAGCCACCCCGAACGCAGTGTCGCGGCGGTGTCCACCGGGCGATTCCAGTACTCGAGCATCACCGTCGGTCCCGCCGAGAGCAGCTCTCCGTCGACGCCGGCCGGCATATCGTGCCCGGTATCCGGATCGACGACCCGGTACACGACCAGTTCGGCGGACCCGGGAAGCCCGGCGGCTCCGGCCATCTTGGGCCTGCCGACGGTCTCCGAGGTCAGCACCAGATCGTCCTCGGGCCGGGTGAGCGTCATGGCGCCGCCGCATTCGGTCATCCCGTAGCCGGTGACGATCTCGTCGATACCGAACAGTTCGCGGACCTGGTGCCACAGCCAGATCGGTGCCGGGGCGGATCCGCACAGCAGTGCGCGCAGCGACGACAGGTCGAAGCGTTGGCGCACAGGGCTTTCCACCATCGCCACCGCCATGGTGGGAACGCACAGCATGTCGGTGGCCCGGTGCCGCTCGATCCCGGCGAAGTAGCCTTCGGCGGTGAACGACGGCAGCAGGATGACCGCGCCGCCGACGAACATGGCCGACAACAGGCCCTCGACGTAACCGAACATGTGATAGCAGGGCAGCGAGTAGAGAATCCGACGGCCGTCCTCATAGGCGCGGGTCAACGCCGACGCGTACGCGGTGCGCAGGACGGCGTCATGGGACACCACCACTCCCTTGGGTGACCCCGTGGTGCCCGACGTGTAGAGCATGTCGCCGGGATCGCCAGGTGCCACCTCCGGCGTCGACGCCGACTGTGCCGCCCGGGCGCATGCCGCCAGATCCGCGACCGTCATCGCCGTGCGACGAACGAGACCACCGGTGTCGAGCACCACCACCTGGCGCAATGCCGGTACCGTGTCGCGGCGATCTTCGCGCGCGGCGAAGCCGGGCTCATCCCATCCCGGGGCGATGCCGTCGAGCATCTCCTGGTAGTCCAGGGCACCGAACTGCGTCATGGTGACCAATACCCGACAGCTGGAATCGGCAAGGACGAAACCGAGTTCGGATCGCCGGTAGAGATAGTTGAACGGCACCGCGATGGCGCCGGCGCGGGCGATCGCGAACTTCACCGTGACGAATTCCGGGAAGTTGGCCATCACCATCCCGACCCGATCGCCGACGCCCACACCGAGGGCCATCAGCCCCGCCGCCAGCGCACGGGACTGTTCGGCGACATCGCGATAGGTCAGCGTGACCGAATCGGTGAGGACGAACGGCCGATCCGGATACCGGTCGGCGCAGCGATCCAGCCATTGGGCCAGCGTCACGGGTTGCCACACCGCGAACCGCTCGGCCAGTGCAGTGCGACGCCGGCCTATCGCGACGGTAGCGCTCACAGCTCGGCCAGTTCATCGGCGAGCATGGCCTCACGCAGCGCGAAGCGCTGCACCTTGCCCGTCGGGGTGATGGGAAACTCGCTGGTCACAAACCAGCGGGCGGGAATCTTGTAGGCGGGCATACGAGCCCGTGCGTGCGCAATCAGCGCCTCGCGCAGACCTTCCGGCTCGGCGGAGTCGATGCGGCAGGCTACCGCCACGACCTCGCCGAGCCGTTCGTCGGGAAGCGCCACCGCCACGACATCGAGCACATCGTCGTGCTCGGCGATGACCGTTTCGACCTCGGCTGGTGAGATGTTCTCGCCACCGCGAATGATCAGTTCCTTGAGCCGGCCCGTGACCCGAAGGTAGCCGCGGTCGTCGATTGAGCCCAGATCCCCGGTGCGCACGAACCCATCCGGGTCCAGTGCGCGCGCCGTCGCCGCCGGGTCATGCAGGTACTCGATGAACTGCTGGTAACCGCGCGCGCAGATCTCGCCGACCTCGCCGGTGTTCAGCGTGGCACCGGTGTCCGGATCGATCACCTTGCAGTCCACATGCGGTAGTTGCCGACCCACGGTGGTCAACTTGTCCTCGCGGGTGTCTCCCGGACGCGTCAACGACAGCACCGGGGCGAGTTCGGTCTGACCGTAGAGGTTGTAGACCTCGGCACCGAATACCGCGGCGGCACCGTCGATCAGCTCGCTGGATACCATCGCCGCTCCCCCCATGATGACCCGAAGAGCCGGTGCCGGTGTGCTGCCCGCGCGCTGCGCGGCCAGCAGTGCCAGCAGCACCGCCGGCACGTAGAAGAGCACCGTCACGTTCTCGCGAGCCAACGCTGCCAACGCATCGGCCGGGTCGAAGCGTTCGAACAGCACCGCGGTGCCGCCCAGCCAGGCCGGCCCCAGGGTGGCGATCACACACCCGGCCGTATGGAACAGCGGTAACGGGTTGAAACACACCGAACCCGCCTCGACACCGCAGGCGTGCATGGTCAACCGGGCGACGTTCACCAGTGCGCGGTGGGTCAGCAGCACCCCCTTGGGACGACCGGTGGTGCCCGAGGTGTACTGCAGCATCACCGCGGAGTCCGCACGAGCGGTACTGTCCGCCAGTTCGCCGACCGGTTCCGACAACCACTGCGCCCATTGCGACAACGAGATACGGCGGATCCCCGGAATGTCGGCGCACACGCGCTGCGCCACCGTGGCCAGGTCGTAGTCCCGGCTGCGATCGGCATGGATCAGCACCCGTGCGCGGCTGTGCCGCAGCACATAGTCCAGATCAGCGTCGCGCAGCACCGGGTTGACCGCCACCAGGATCACGTCGGCGAGCGCGGCTCCGTACTGAACAATGGTCCATTCCACCGTGTTCGGCGCCCAGAGCGCGACGTAGTCACCCGGGTCGACGAGCGCGCGTAGCGCCGCCGCCACCTGGCGCGCCTCTCGCAGCAGATCGCCATAGCTGAGCCGGACCGTGTCATCGCGGCCGTGCCGAGTGCCCACCAGCGCCTCGGTGTGGGGGTACTCACCGGCGCGCACGGTCAACAACTCGCCCACCGTCAGGTCGACCAACGGAGCGTCACGATCACCGGCCCGAAAGGCCGGTGACCGACCGCTCAGGGCGCCGGCGATGACATCGGATGGCTCGGCCATGTGTCGATCAGACGGGGTTGCTACCGAGCGTGGCCTCGGACATATCGCTGATCTGCGACCACTGTGCGGCGATCTCGGACAGGCTGGGCGGTGCGGAGAAGGTGACACCGGAATTCTGGAATTGCGCCACCCGCTGAACCAGGCCGCCGCCGACCACGAACACCGAACCGGTATCGGTGTTCTCCTGCGAGACCAGGTAGCCGACCGCGGGAGCCACCAACTCAGGATTCAGCTTGTCCAGAAGCTCCTGTGGCGCAATGTCCTCGGTCATCCGGGTGGCGGCCAACGGCGCGATCGCATTGGCCGTGATCGAGTACTTGGCGCCCTCGATGGCCAGCGTGTTGATGAGTCCGACCAGGCCGGCCTTGGCGGCACCGTAGTTGGCCTGTCCGAAGTTCCCGTACAGACCACTGGTCGAGGTCGCCACCACGATGCGGCCGAACTGCTGCTCGCGGAAATGCGGCCAGGCGGCCCGGATGACGTTGAATCCACCGTAGAGATGCACCTTTTGGACCGCATCCCAGCTCTCACCGGACATCTTGTGGAACGCGCCGTCACGCAGGATGCCTGCGTTGCTGATCACGCCGTGCACGGCGCCGAACTCGTTCAACGCCGTCTCGATGATGGCCGCGGCGCCCTGCTCGTCGGCGACCGAGTCGTAGTTGGCCACCGCACGACCGCCGGCGGCGCGAATCTCGGAGACCACGGTGTCGGCGGCCGCGGTGCCGGCGCCGGAGCCGTCGCGGGCGCCGCCGAGGTCGTTGACCACCACCAGAGCGCCGTTGGCGGCCAGGAATCGGGCGTAGGAACGCCCCAACCCGCCACCGGCACCCGTGACGACGACAACCTTGTCTTCAACACCCGACACGTGAACTCCTCCAGTATGTTTGATTTTCTCGAATCTACGTTAAAAATTGACCGAGGGTCAAGGTGCCTTGGGCACCGGGGTCGCCGCGCTCAGCTCCGGTGGCGCCCGGGCTGGTTCGACACGATGGACACGAACGACACACAACCGCCGGGGCGGCCCCCGAGATTATGGGTCAGGGCGGTGTGCGGATCCTCGAGTTGGCGCCGGCCCGCCGCACCGCGGAACTGCAGCCACGCCTCGTAGAGCATGCGTAGTCCACTGGCACCCACCGGATGCCCGAACGACTTCAGCCCACCATCGGGGTTGACCGGCAGTCGGCCGCCGGCGTCGAAATCACCGCCCAGCGCGTCCTTCCACGCGTGACCGGTCTCGGAGAAGCCGAGATCCTCCATCAACACCAGCTCGGTCGGGGTGAAGCAGTCGTGCACCTCGGCCAGCGACAACTGCTGCGCAGGTCGGTCGATACCGGCTTGCGCGTAGGCGTCCTTGGCCGCCTTCACCACCTCGGGAAATGTGGTGTAGTCATAGGCCGGATCCACATAGCCCCGCACCGATCCCGCCACCAGGGACAATCCCTCGATGTACATCGGTCGGTCGGTGAATTCGTGCGCGCGATCCGCAGGCACCAACAGCGCACACGCGGCACCGTCGGATACGCCCGAGCAATCGAACACGCCGAGCCGGCCCGCCACCTTCGGCGCATTCTCGATGGTCTCGCGGGCAACCGGGGACCGGAACTGTGCCTTGGGATTACGCGTACCGTTGTCGTGGTTCTTCCAGGCGACGTGGGTCATGGCGGCACGCATCTCGTCGGGATGCACACCGTAGCGATCGCAATAGGCAGGATCGAGCAACGAAAAGGCCGCCGGGGCCGTCATCGAGATCTCCGGCGCCGTGCCGTCACCGGGCGGATCCTGACGCAGGAGCCCGGAATACCCTGAATCCTTGAGCTTTTCGACGCCCACCGCCATCACGATGTCGTAGGCACCCGCGGCGACCGCGTAGGCGGCGTTGCGAAAGGCCTCCGAGCCGGTGGCACAGAAGTTCTCCACCCTGGTCACCGGCTTGTCGTCGCTGCCGATCGCCCGGCTCAGCGTCAGCCCGCCGAGGCCGGAACTCAACGTGCCGAGCCAGTAGGCGTCCACATCCTCACGCGCCACGCCGGGCAGACCCGAGAGGCATTCCTGGTAGGCCTCCAGGATCAGGTCCTCGGTGGAACAGTCCCAGCGCTCACCGAAGCTGCTGCACCCCATGGCCACCACCGCAACCTTGCCGGAGATCCCGTTACTGGGCATCGACCTGCACCGCCTTCCAGAAGTAGTCGTGTACTCCACCGGCGGTGAACAGCCTGCGGAAGGTGAACCGCACCCGCGTGCCGACGGCCAACTCATCGGGACGCGCATCGGCGACTTCCAGCGTGCAACGACCGCCGCCGTCGATGTCGATCACGGCCTGCACCATCGGGGGCGACGGCGAGAACGCCAGCCGGTCCACCGTGTAGGTCACCACGGTCCCGGCCAGATCACGGACGGCCACCTCGGCCATCTCGTCGGTGGCCTGACACTGCCGGCACACTCGCTGCGGCGGAAGGTGAACGAAACCGCAGGCTTTGCAGCGTGATCCGACGAGTCCGAACTTCCATTGCCGAGCCCGGCCGGCGGGCGGCGCGGCCGGGCGATCCGGTTCCGGTCGACGCGGGGCCTCCCGCTCGACCAGACCGCGCCACGACAGGTAGGTCAGGTACTCGACGGCCGAACCGGCCGCGCGCTGCGCACTCAGCGGTCGCGACTGGCGGTGCCGGCCGAGCGCGGCGGTGGCCGCGAACACCACGACATCACACCCATCGGCGGCGGAGACGACCATGATGGTGTCCCCCGCCTCGGCGATGTCGAGAACGCCGGCCAGGGCGATGAACGGGTCGGCGGCACCACTGTGACCGATCGGCGAACTCGACACCGACTTCTGGCCCTTGACCAACGTGGCTGCCCGCTTGAGGACCGCGGTGTTCGGGCAGGTGAGGACCACGTGGTCGACATCGGCACACCCCGCGGCCGCCAGGGCCGCACCCGCTGTGTCGCGGATCAACTCGGCGTAGAGCTCGGCGCCGAACCGCTCCTCCCAGAGCTGACCGGTGGCCTCGTCGGGGCTGCGCCACCGATCCAGGAATTCCGCCGTGCTCGAACGGATCGCCAACACCTCGGCAATCGGGTCGTCCGCACCGAACCACAGGGCCGCGGCACCGTCTCCGCCGGACTTCTCGTCGGCCGAGCCCGGCTTGCCCACCCGGACATCGGCGGCGACCACCAGGCCACCCTCGCGGGCCGCCGCGCGCAGACCGGCCATGGCACTACGCGCGGTCCCGCACAGGTCGGCGGTGAACACCTGGGCGGGAAGGCCCAGTGCCGCATGGACGGCGGTGGCGTTGGTCTTGTCGGCGTAGGCCGGGCTGCTGGTGGCCAGGTACAGCGCGTCCGGCACGACGTCGGAGGGCAACGCCCGAGCGGCCGCGGCGACGGCCATGGTCGTCGAATCCTCGTCGTAGGACGCGACGACGCGGTCACCACGGCGCAGTCCGATGGACGAACCCGCCAGCCGATGGTGCGGAAGGTAGCTCGCGTACCCGCACAGCCCGATCGTCACGAGACACCCTCGAACACCGCCGCCAGGCCCTGGCCGCCACCGATACACATCGTCTCCAACCCGAGGCCTCCCCCGCGCCTGCCCAGTTCATGCAGCATCGTGGTCATGATCCGGACCCCGGTGGCTCCGATCGGATGACCGAGCGATATCCCGGAACCGTTGACGTTCAAGCGATCTTCGACATCGGCCGGGCTCACGCCCCACCCGGCCAGCACCGCGAGCACCTGCACGGCGAAGGCCTCGTTGATCTCGATCAAGGCCAGATCGTCGAAGGACAGCCCCGTCCTGGCGAAGAGCTTCTGGGTGGCGCCTACCGGCCCGATCCCCATCCGGGAGGGCTCACATCCCACGGCGGCCCAGCCACGCAGATATCCCAGCGGCTGCAGCCCGAGTTCGTCGAGCCGGTCCTCGGCGACGACCAGACAGGCCGCGGCGGCATCGTTCTGCTGACTGGAATTGCCTGCGGTGACGGTGCCACCGGGGGTGATGGTGCGCAGCCGGGCGAGGGTTTCGGCCGTGGTGTCGGGTCGGATGCCCTCGTCCGCGGCGAAGAGCTGTGGTTCACCGCGGCGGGCAGGCACCTCGATCGCCACCGTCTCCGCGTCGAACAACCCGTCCTTGTGGGCCGCGGCGGCGCGCTGATGACTGCGGGCGGCGAACGCGTCGGCCTGCTCGCGGCTGATTCCGTAATCCGTGGCGAGGTTCTCCGCGGTCTCGATCATCCCGCTGATGGCGCCGAATCTCCATTCCGGCTGCGAACGTTCACGACCGCGGTCGAGGCGGTCGTAGAGCATCTGGTTGCCTGCGCGCGATCCCCAGCGTGCCGACGTGGTGTAGTGCTCGATATTGCTCATCGATTCGACCCCACCGGCGAGCACCACGTCGGCGGCACCGGTCTGCACCGTCATCGCGGCGGTGATGACAGCCTGCAGCCCACCGCCACAGCGCCGGTCGATCTGCAGGCCGGACACCCCGATCGGAAGGCCGGCGTGCAACGCCGCCCACCGACCGATACACGGTGCCTCGGAGTTGGCATAGGACTGCGCGAACACGACATCCTCGATGCGTTCGGGATCGACCGCACTGCGTTCCACGACGGCCTTGATCACTCGTGCAGCAAGGTCTTCGGCTCGCATCGGGCGCAGACTCCCCCCGAAGGTGCCGACCGGGGTCCGCACCGGGGCGACGATGGCGGCGCGCCTCACTGGTCACCGCGCCAACGGTCGGCGGACGGATCCAGCAGGCTGTTGAGCCGCTCGTCGGGCAACCAGACGATGGTCTCCAGTTCCAGGGCATCCAGGAAACGCACCCGGCCGGTGCGCAGGTCCTGCACCCGCAGCCGCGGCGAGTTGGCGGTGTCGTCGATACTGACCGCGACCTGTGCGAACTCGCTTCCGACCACCGCACCGGCACCCTCGACGTGCACGGGTGCCGTCGGATCGAACTCAATACTCATGCTGTTCCTCAGATCAGAAAGCTCAGGGTGGGGATCGGCTTGTCGGCGTCGACGAGCTGGACCAGCTTGTAGGACAACTTCAGTTCCGCGCCGTCACAGCGCAGCCGATAGGTGGTCCGGCCGCCCCAGATGTGATTACCGCGCGGCCGGGACTCCACGACCAGGAAGTTGGCACCGACCTCGAGATCGACACCGCCGTGCGCATTGGCCCGGCCACCGAGCAGTTCGATGTTGGAGATCAGGCGACGCAGATGCGACGGTGGCGCCTGGGCATAGCGGCGCCCGGTGCGAACCTGCTTGAGCCGGGTCGAGATCCGGCTGCGATTGTCGAAGATGATCGACATCTGCCGGGACGGGTCG
The sequence above is drawn from the Mycolicibacterium neoaurum VKM Ac-1815D genome and encodes:
- a CDS encoding MBL fold metallo-hydrolase, with the protein product MSSTPMSDTAPSAAAAPPVIGVPLHITPTVVCIALPLPLPDLQVVNSYVVLGGDGLTLVDPGWAYPPAESALTEALHQLGYAVTDVHRIVVTHQHWDHYSLGVRWRNRYGMELLLGSGERHSLQAFARQPDSVHPAQVGMLTRAGAPDLARQIAGLTWEPYELGVAFDAPDRWLHDGEVLARGDVTLVVRETPGHTRGHVVFEDAEQHLVFSGDHLLPRITPSIAFERDPEPLPLRSYLDSLTLMLNLPDARMLPAHGHTAGRTWARAQELIDHHRQRLDQVSELVCAGYCTGLEVAEQMRWTRHGRRLAELDIVHRMTAVLEVAAHLDLLAVRAELNMRDQDGVRCFSLP
- a CDS encoding SDR family NAD(P)-dependent oxidoreductase, which translates into the protein MSGVEDKVVVVTGAGGGLGRSYARFLAANGALVVVNDLGGARDGSGAGTAAADTVVSEIRAAGGRAVANYDSVADEQGAAAIIETALNEFGAVHGVISNAGILRDGAFHKMSGESWDAVQKVHLYGGFNVIRAAWPHFREQQFGRIVVATSTSGLYGNFGQANYGAAKAGLVGLINTLAIEGAKYSITANAIAPLAATRMTEDIAPQELLDKLNPELVAPAVGYLVSQENTDTGSVFVVGGGLVQRVAQFQNSGVTFSAPPSLSEIAAQWSQISDMSEATLGSNPV
- a CDS encoding DUF7064 domain-containing protein — translated: MRRGASGANSAAAAEAMLTLDDDYTHAVTSDSDFNESMYFEFHDPESGIAGFLRLANRPNEGRGERTICLYLPDGRLAFGYARPQVTSNEAMNAGGLAVEVVTPLRDVRVRFDGDIRLVTDPATMSDPSAALNSSPQAGCRITLQFEAMAPAHEQTFEAQGQSFAPHHYEQLAVVTGEVVIGTQRWPVRGHGLRDHSWGPRSWQAPWFYRWLHGSTDRFGFMAAYFGDPDGSSRVGGFVFDGTEVHPCDEVEITTQRDDNGFQEHIRLTIAAGGRRWRFEGDALSIVPLRHRSADGEVSTRIVEAAIRWSVTDGEAPAAPIHGMAEYLDQIKAGQPVGIRV
- a CDS encoding class I adenylate-forming enzyme family protein; the encoded protein is MAEPSDVIAGALSGRSPAFRAGDRDAPLVDLTVGELLTVRAGEYPHTEALVGTRHGRDDTVRLSYGDLLREARQVAAALRALVDPGDYVALWAPNTVEWTIVQYGAALADVILVAVNPVLRDADLDYVLRHSRARVLIHADRSRDYDLATVAQRVCADIPGIRRISLSQWAQWLSEPVGELADSTARADSAVMLQYTSGTTGRPKGVLLTHRALVNVARLTMHACGVEAGSVCFNPLPLFHTAGCVIATLGPAWLGGTAVLFERFDPADALAALARENVTVLFYVPAVLLALLAAQRAGSTPAPALRVIMGGAAMVSSELIDGAAAVFGAEVYNLYGQTELAPVLSLTRPGDTREDKLTTVGRQLPHVDCKVIDPDTGATLNTGEVGEICARGYQQFIEYLHDPAATARALDPDGFVRTGDLGSIDDRGYLRVTGRLKELIIRGGENISPAEVETVIAEHDDVLDVVAVALPDERLGEVVAVACRIDSAEPEGLREALIAHARARMPAYKIPARWFVTSEFPITPTGKVQRFALREAMLADELAEL
- a CDS encoding enoyl-CoA hydratase-related protein, producing the protein MSVDTAQDSRIAAAEALYDALARGDAESIDRLLSPEFVGHVTEGMPLEMGGTHHGAEAMRAQVWWRIGAHFRARAVAEDHRLNKDGGLTVIGTYRGSGRRSGAELDAAFVHVLSFDNDGRITELRQLTDTAAWRAALEGNGALQTIDYRVENGLATVCLNRPDQRNAINLRMGQETLEVARRIQSDRSVRAVLICGNGPALTVGGDISYFLESNGAGYDTLFEKMIRPYHEGFDILSRVEAPIVAAAHGPVAGGGLGFVYAADIVLAADDSRFVVAFAGIGLSGDGGGTYHLPRLIGPRRAAQAYLRNTPISAAEALQWGLVNEIVPAAELRSRATQVATELAAGPTVAFATMRALLRDSWHNDLRTQLTAELQGTKDTGRSDDAAAAIAAFAAKTTPTFQGR
- a CDS encoding MaoC family dehydratase, translating into MKTFGNLEEFENAAGTELGPTEWLVVDQDRVNNFAQATDDHQWIHVDPERAASGPFGGTIAHGLLTLSLLPKFMHELYRVDNIAMAINYGFNKVRFITPVPVGAKVRASSVITGVDKLDGAVQATLVTTVEVDGAAKPAAVIESIVRYVG
- a CDS encoding class I adenylate-forming enzyme family protein, translated to MSATVAIGRRRTALAERFAVWQPVTLAQWLDRCADRYPDRPFVLTDSVTLTYRDVAEQSRALAAGLMALGVGVGDRVGMVMANFPEFVTVKFAIARAGAIAVPFNYLYRRSELGFVLADSSCRVLVTMTQFGALDYQEMLDGIAPGWDEPGFAAREDRRDTVPALRQVVVLDTGGLVRRTAMTVADLAACARAAQSASTPEVAPGDPGDMLYTSGTTGSPKGVVVSHDAVLRTAYASALTRAYEDGRRILYSLPCYHMFGYVEGLLSAMFVGGAVILLPSFTAEGYFAGIERHRATDMLCVPTMAVAMVESPVRQRFDLSSLRALLCGSAPAPIWLWHQVRELFGIDEIVTGYGMTECGGAMTLTRPEDDLVLTSETVGRPKMAGAAGLPGSAELVVYRVVDPDTGHDMPAGVDGELLSAGPTVMLEYWNRPVDTAATLRSGWLHSGDLGHIRPDGYLRVTGRSKELYKSGGELVMPREIEDVLAAHPGISQAFAIGLTDDRWGEIGCAVVVTAPGHDLTEQDVLQLCRTSLARFKVPKRVVFYSADELPTTPTGKIQKFRLVQEIVARTGAEAHGSEKHRTPS
- a CDS encoding acetyl-CoA acetyltransferase gives rise to the protein MPSNGISGKVAVVAMGCSSFGERWDCSTEDLILEAYQECLSGLPGVAREDVDAYWLGTLSSGLGGLTLSRAIGSDDKPVTRVENFCATGSEAFRNAAYAVAAGAYDIVMAVGVEKLKDSGYSGLLRQDPPGDGTAPEISMTAPAAFSLLDPAYCDRYGVHPDEMRAAMTHVAWKNHDNGTRNPKAQFRSPVARETIENAPKVAGRLGVFDCSGVSDGAACALLVPADRAHEFTDRPMYIEGLSLVAGSVRGYVDPAYDYTTFPEVVKAAKDAYAQAGIDRPAQQLSLAEVHDCFTPTELVLMEDLGFSETGHAWKDALGGDFDAGGRLPVNPDGGLKSFGHPVGASGLRMLYEAWLQFRGAAGRRQLEDPHTALTHNLGGRPGGCVSFVSIVSNQPGRHRS